Genomic segment of Vairimorpha necatrix chromosome 4, complete sequence:
AAAGAATAGTATACAGATAATTTTTcgattttttacattaaataaatgcatgaatattaaatcaaagaattattacatatttaaataatgtataatgttttttgatTTGCTACATATTTTgaactttttatattgatattgttatttttattgtctGTTAATGCGTTGCTGtgtattttttcattaaattgAACAGTTATACTTGTGATTGTTGTTATTTGAAcctgataaaaaataacacaACCCCGATGACTTTGATACAAAAAACCTTATTCAAGTTTATAAATTCGTTAAAACATCACATTAAACAAAGTGATAATATTTAAGTCTTGGAGTTTAGAGAAAtcacaataaaattatgatgaatttattgtttactGGCTTGCaccttttttataacatttgacatgttgatgctttttaaaaacaatataaaaagtacGAAACATATAGTTTGTTTTTGTATGTATTTTGtcgttaaaaatatgtttctATATATTAGTTACGATTATATAGTTAAATTTCTCGAGCTATACATATTACCTCGGAAGTTAAATAATGTAatgcttttttttaaaagtactATCATAATTTGAAGAATTGCTACGAAGTTTGtattgttaattttttttacaaacaaacaaaattaatatatttatatgataaatCATTAAACAACGATCagaaaaacaaacatattgttaatataaacaatttaaaaatttaaatattaattaattaaattcaaaaaattagttattttaacataaagagtaattatttaattaacaattttgtttaatctgattttttttaatgataatttagtatttaaattcatttttattaatgggtatgaaatattcaaaaaacgaagatgaaaaatatgtaGAAGCTTTGTTTGGTCTGTTGAGGATGCGTAGggataaaaaagtttatcCTAAAAAACTGTATTTTACACGAATGCaactttttgttttgaaaaaaatttttaggtTGTCGGTTTATCCTTCTAaggatttaaaaaatgacatCGCATCGATACTAAATTTAAGCACTTGTTCGATTGATGACTGGTTTGTAAATGAGCGAAAATTGAGTTTACGACCTTCTACAAcgaataaattatatgcaGTAGTTACGCCCAGGAAACTACTTCAAATATACAATGATGCattgtatatttatttgcaATAGAACGTAAGAATTTTGCTAGTATacataaactttttttccGATCTGAAATCTTCATATAATCTTTTTGCAcctttcataaaaaaataaatcctTTGTTTGTGTTTACTTTAAAGCATCCTTTATATTGCATAacacaaaaataaaaaaaaatgtaaataatttataaaagccAATAGGGACTGAAGATTTTCCATAAGTCCAAGAAGAATGTTTTGAactaatgtttttattattcttcAAACTCTTCTGGgtatgattttcttttatatttataggcgggaaaatattatatattttcccTCCATAAACATAGTTGGGAGAAGGAAAAGAATACTTATAGAATCGTATTCTCTGAGCTTTAGGTCAGTCTCAGGACCTATAAAGATCTGTTCACTTGG
This window contains:
- a CDS encoding homeobox domain-containing protein 10, with product MGMKYSKNEDEKYVEALFGLLRMRRDKKVYPKKLYFTRMQLFVLKKIFRLSVYPSKDLKNDIASILNLSTCSIDDWFVNERKLSLRPSTTNKLYAVVTPRKLLQIYNDALYIYLQ